Genomic segment of Peptostreptococcaceae bacterium:
ACAACAGAAAATATTTTTCTCATTTCCCGCCACCCCCGACGCGTCTAAGCGTAAAGATAAACAAAAGGGTTGTTATTCCAGCCCCTACAGCCGCTTCGGTGATTGCAAGATCCGGCGCATTAAGCTGCTGCCAAAGGACCGCCATCGTTAAGCTATATACCATGAATACTATTATGGCACCCAATAAATTGCGTATTACAGATACGGCAATCGATGCTCCTATTAAAAATACTATGACAATCATTGAAAAAATGGTCATCTGTTATCTTCCTTTCGATAGCGATTGTAATACGCCTTGGCAATCAAATGCGTTGCCGTGGGGTTAGTTACCCACAAAAATATTATTATAAGAAGCAGCTTCAGGCTCGCGTAGCTTTCTCCATTGAAAATAATCGTTGCCAATAGAATCAGCACCGCGCCCAGCGTATCACACTTTGCTGCGCTGTGCGCACGTGTATACATGTCCGGAAGCCTCAAAATACCAACCGTTCCCACGGTGAAAAAGAAAAGCCCGCCGATTATCAGAATGATCATTATTATTTCTTTAATCAATTTGGCTCCCCCCTCCTTCTATGAAGTTGGCTATGGCCATGGAAGCCACAAAGCTGATAAGTGCATATACCAATGCCACATCAAGGAAATAACTTTCCTTGAGAATGCAAGAGACAACAGCTATTATAACGGTCGTTTTTGTCCCTATTACATTTATCGCTATGAGTCTGTCCTCGGGAGTCGGCCCTTTTACGGCTCTAACCGTGCAAAGGGTTACTGTGACCGTAAGATATATTATTGAAGCAATAAATATTTTAGTCATCATCAGGTTTTTCCTCCACCTTCAATAGCAACTCTTCAAACTTTGAATGCATGGCACCCTCCACATACTCATCCATAAGGCAATGAACAATAAGCCTTTTTCCATCCATCTTTACGGTCAATGTCCCAGGGGTCAGGGTTATTGAATTGGCTAATATCGTTCTACTAAGCGGTTTTTCGAGACGAGTGTCAAAACTTATTATGCTAGGTGTTATCAACAGCTTCCGAGATAGAACAATCTTTGCGACATGAAAATTGGCAAAAACTATTTCTTTGCACAGCAAAAGCAAATACTGAAATAAATAGAGTAGTTTTTTCTTATTCTTAAATGAATACCCGAAATTAATTTCAAGTATGTCCATATTTATATAAAATACAAGAAAACATATGCCAATGCCCGTCAAAACCATTTGCATATCTATGCTTTCTGTAAGAATAAGCC
This window contains:
- a CDS encoding DUF4040 domain-containing protein, coding for MTIFSMIVIVFLIGASIAVSVIRNLLGAIIVFMVYSLTMAVLWQQLNAPDLAITEAAVGAGITTLLFIFTLRRVGGGGK
- a CDS encoding monovalent cation/H(+) antiporter subunit G, coding for MIKEIIMIILIIGGLFFFTVGTVGILRLPDMYTRAHSAAKCDTLGAVLILLATIIFNGESYASLKLLLIIIFLWVTNPTATHLIAKAYYNRYRKEDNR
- a CDS encoding cation:proton antiporter, which codes for MMTKIFIASIIYLTVTVTLCTVRAVKGPTPEDRLIAINVIGTKTTVIIAVVSCILKESYFLDVALVYALISFVASMAIANFIEGGGSQID
- a CDS encoding Na+/H+ antiporter subunit E, with the translated sequence MKKNKPNKFYLILMIVFWLILTESIDMQMVLTGIGICFLVFYINMDILEINFGYSFKNKKKLLYLFQYLLLLCKEIVFANFHVAKIVLSRKLLITPSIISFDTRLEKPLSRTILANSITLTPGTLTVKMDGKRLIVHCLMDEYVEGAMHSKFEELLLKVEEKPDDD